From one Rhodothermales bacterium genomic stretch:
- a CDS encoding glycosyltransferase family 2 protein — protein MSPIRFSIITVTFNAAATLERTLRSVLRQTPPHDIEYLIVDGGSKDGTLDLVRRYADRLAGWTSEPDRGIYDAMNKGIARATGDWVGLVNADDWLAPDALSTVAEAVARRPDAGVIVGGLVRVTEDGAMGTVVPPPARFSCLQPNNHPATFVRRDVYERLGGFDLRYAISADLEFILRAQRAPDVHVETIPTVLAYMTSGGASYGFSGVMEACSIERTYFGAGNATRLFIRKMVQKSRALALKGLLPASAFERLQRVWWQQRHATAYPLSEDERCV, from the coding sequence ATGAGTCCGATCCGGTTTTCGATCATCACGGTCACGTTCAACGCCGCCGCCACGCTCGAGCGCACGCTCCGCAGCGTGCTGCGCCAGACGCCCCCGCACGATATCGAGTATCTGATCGTGGACGGCGGCTCGAAAGACGGTACCCTCGACCTCGTGCGGCGTTACGCGGACCGGCTCGCCGGCTGGACGTCCGAGCCCGACCGCGGCATCTACGACGCCATGAACAAGGGCATCGCCCGCGCCACGGGGGACTGGGTGGGCCTCGTCAATGCCGACGACTGGCTCGCGCCGGACGCGCTCTCGACCGTCGCCGAGGCGGTCGCCCGGCGCCCGGATGCCGGCGTCATCGTGGGCGGACTCGTGCGCGTGACGGAGGACGGGGCGATGGGCACGGTGGTGCCGCCGCCGGCCCGCTTTTCGTGCCTCCAGCCCAACAATCACCCCGCCACGTTCGTCCGCCGCGACGTGTACGAACGCCTCGGCGGCTTCGATCTGCGGTACGCGATCTCGGCGGACCTCGAGTTCATCCTCCGCGCGCAGCGCGCCCCGGATGTCCACGTGGAGACCATTCCGACCGTGCTCGCCTACATGACATCCGGCGGGGCCTCTTACGGTTTTTCCGGGGTGATGGAGGCCTGCTCGATCGAGCGCACGTATTTCGGCGCCGGCAACGCGACGCGCCTGTTTATCCGCAAGATGGTCCAGAAATCCAGAGCCCTCGCGCTCAAGGGGCTGCTGCCCGCCTCCGCCTTCGAGCGTCTCCAGCGCGTCTGGTGGCAGCAGCGCCACGCCACCGCCTATCCCCTTTCCGAGGACGAACGATGCGTGTGA
- a CDS encoding class I SAM-dependent methyltransferase — translation MIVFDMPLKAQLRRHLRKPLIAIANTIDPLYVDVYRVINRYPGAIPPLENRRRIGGGSIGKFIGAGLRCYLPIKEALATHLEPPACERVVLDFGAGVGRTLQYTAREFKHLHATDVDATAIAYLKRAFPDVVVSVNDYTPPLDYPGGFFDAIYSVSLWTHLPLRDQFMWLKELYRLVKPGGIVLITTHGLRGLASLRRKSEQWAGVSDAELEKYGTMYKEYPDFDTNIAHHPGVTSSYGMSAHSPAYIRRVWSRLFEVLEIREGVIDNVQDLVVLRKRDPRRMYQHRLESGRPRYALSD, via the coding sequence GTGATTGTGTTCGATATGCCGCTGAAAGCCCAGTTGCGCCGCCATCTGCGCAAACCCTTGATTGCCATCGCCAATACCATCGATCCGCTCTACGTCGATGTGTACCGCGTCATCAACCGGTATCCCGGCGCCATTCCGCCGCTCGAAAACCGGCGACGGATCGGTGGCGGCTCCATCGGGAAATTTATCGGCGCCGGCCTGCGGTGTTATCTGCCGATCAAGGAAGCGCTGGCTACCCATCTGGAACCGCCGGCGTGCGAGCGCGTCGTGTTGGACTTCGGCGCCGGCGTGGGGCGCACGCTGCAGTACACGGCGCGCGAATTCAAGCACCTGCACGCTACCGATGTCGACGCCACGGCGATTGCCTATCTGAAACGCGCCTTTCCGGATGTCGTCGTGTCAGTGAACGACTATACGCCGCCGCTCGATTACCCTGGCGGCTTCTTCGACGCGATTTATTCTGTCTCATTGTGGACGCATCTCCCGCTTCGGGACCAATTTATGTGGCTGAAGGAGTTGTACCGCCTCGTAAAACCCGGCGGCATCGTCCTGATCACGACGCACGGCCTTCGCGGCCTGGCCTCGCTGCGCCGCAAGTCCGAGCAGTGGGCGGGGGTATCGGACGCCGAACTCGAGAAGTACGGGACGATGTACAAGGAATATCCGGACTTCGACACGAACATCGCGCATCATCCCGGAGTAACGTCGAGCTACGGCATGTCCGCGCATTCGCCGGCGTACATCCGGCGTGTGTGGTCGCGGCTTTTCGAAGTGCTCGAGATCCGGGAGGGCGTCATCGACAACGTGCAGGACCTCGTCGTCCTGCGCAAGCGCGATCCGCGCCGCATGTATCAACACCGTCTGGAAAGCGGTCGACCTCGGTACGCGCTTTCCGACTGA
- a CDS encoding glycosyltransferase family 4 protein gives MNVVLVNADDGIGGAARACYRLHRGLLAQGVDSTLLVRIKRGDDDTVRGPKGFFRTSAARLRPYAAAPLLRLSSHEMSGVHSLNVVPTNMLRRITAQRPDLVHLHLLSKETLSIREVGRIASPVIWTLHDMWTFCGTEHYTRDDPGARFRTGYERGTLERVRRGIDLDRWTWKRKRRHWDTERMTVITPSRWMADCARESALFGASRIEVIPNGVDTQVYKPIDRQVARHILNLPADRKLILFGAMRATSDRRKGFQYLKAALERLAATPVGGEVDLVIFGSSAPQSPDSFGLPAHYTGRVSDEVTLSLLYAAADVFVAPSRQDNLPNTVVEALACGTPCVAFRIGGMPEMIAHEENGYLAEPFDPDDLARGLGWVLEDETRAGRLAEQARATVLSTFTIEQQAKATSALYRELI, from the coding sequence GTGAACGTAGTCCTGGTCAATGCCGATGACGGAATCGGCGGCGCCGCGCGCGCCTGCTACCGCCTGCATCGCGGTCTGCTGGCGCAGGGCGTCGACTCCACCCTGCTCGTCCGTATCAAACGCGGCGACGACGACACAGTGCGCGGCCCAAAAGGGTTTTTCCGGACCAGCGCGGCGCGCCTCCGTCCGTATGCCGCCGCGCCGCTGCTCCGGCTGAGCAGCCACGAGATGTCCGGCGTCCACTCGCTCAACGTCGTCCCGACAAACATGCTGCGCCGGATCACCGCGCAGCGCCCCGACCTGGTGCATCTCCACCTGCTCAGCAAGGAGACGCTCAGCATCCGGGAAGTGGGGCGGATCGCCTCGCCGGTCATCTGGACCCTGCACGATATGTGGACCTTTTGCGGCACCGAGCACTACACACGCGACGATCCGGGCGCGCGGTTTCGCACCGGGTACGAGCGCGGAACGCTGGAGCGCGTCCGGCGGGGCATCGACCTGGACCGGTGGACGTGGAAGCGGAAGCGCCGGCACTGGGACACCGAGCGCATGACCGTGATCACCCCGAGCCGCTGGATGGCGGACTGTGCGCGGGAGAGCGCCCTGTTCGGCGCGTCGCGCATCGAGGTCATTCCGAACGGCGTCGACACGCAGGTTTACAAACCCATCGATCGGCAGGTCGCCCGCCATATCCTCAACCTGCCGGCCGACCGGAAGCTCATCCTCTTCGGCGCGATGCGGGCGACGAGCGATCGCCGCAAGGGGTTTCAGTACCTCAAGGCCGCACTCGAGCGCCTGGCGGCGACGCCGGTCGGGGGCGAGGTCGATCTCGTGATTTTCGGATCGTCCGCACCGCAATCTCCCGACTCGTTCGGGCTGCCGGCGCATTACACCGGCCGCGTCAGCGACGAGGTGACGCTTTCGCTGCTCTACGCGGCGGCCGACGTGTTCGTGGCCCCGTCACGGCAGGACAATCTCCCCAACACCGTCGTGGAGGCGCTCGCCTGCGGCACGCCGTGCGTGGCCTTCCGCATCGGCGGGATGCCCGAGATGATCGCGCACGAGGAGAACGGCTATCTGGCGGAGCCCTTCGATCCGGACGACCTGGCGCGGGGCCTGGGATGGGTGCTGGAAGATGAGACGCGCGCCGGCCGGCTGGCGGAGCAGGCGAGGGCGACCGTGTTGTCCACCTTCACGATCGAACAACAGGCGAAAGCCACGAGCGCACTGTATCGCGAACTCATCTGA
- a CDS encoding polysaccharide pyruvyl transferase family protein, whose translation MKLRTLSKIVQGYQAAVPHPKQRLPRVIQFPVNDICNSQCQMCHIWKQKLDRQITPDEVRTVLGNPLYREVTSIGINGGEPTLRKDLGELVRAAIETLPRIERINLITNAIVKKRVKAAIDELAGVCASRGVHLDVMVSLDGIGEVHDRVRGIKGNFEAAVDVLDHIRGHAGVHSYRIGCTVIRENVYHVEDVLHWCRQRDLYARFRIGIPHQRLYGTDIVDPFALGWDERFHFANFLDYLYHHYEQHEGRRAFYRSLRDQIIYQKPRTAGCSWKSEGVTLLSDGGLAYCAVESDTLGDAITGDSEALYWSHADHLSAIVETKCATCLHDYEGISDRATYVKAVGKSAMKSLPGMLPVAARATAGRLRAQDEKRRLQRALATAGGPRGTTASQRVLICGWYGTETLGDKAILGGIVDTLRRTHPEAEVDVAAIEPYITENTRRQMPELRLGEVLSLPEARAKVRDGRYGLVVMGGGPLMAGVTQCIDMLELFALGRAAGASTLVAGCGIGPLGGAQRNAVIRALLDTADRVVLRDRKSLATAREALRWDGEASVMLDPAFLWIDARQAEAPATPGDDVLLALREWPVNEYAAELSAEEAEQARAGFEHELLRFADLAAEGMPGAVLTPFCMHKQAVGGDDRMFFRRLLADRPDVLGRLDDRHRAPADDLAAFRSSRLVVAMRFHSVVFAIASGRPFVAIDYTLGGKIAGLLDDLGMSDRLIPLTAFKAEYALEAARNAAPAPSIAAHIESSRRALSDAFVSLIS comes from the coding sequence ATGAAATTAAGGACCCTCAGTAAGATCGTTCAGGGCTACCAGGCCGCCGTGCCGCATCCGAAACAGCGGCTGCCCCGGGTGATCCAGTTTCCGGTCAACGACATCTGCAACTCCCAGTGCCAGATGTGCCACATCTGGAAGCAGAAACTCGACCGGCAGATCACGCCGGACGAGGTGCGGACCGTGCTCGGCAACCCCCTCTACCGGGAGGTGACGTCGATCGGCATCAACGGCGGCGAGCCTACGCTGCGGAAGGACCTGGGCGAGCTGGTGCGCGCCGCCATCGAAACCCTTCCCCGCATCGAGCGGATCAACCTGATCACGAACGCCATCGTCAAAAAACGCGTCAAGGCCGCCATCGACGAGCTGGCCGGCGTGTGCGCATCGCGCGGCGTCCATCTCGACGTGATGGTCTCGCTCGACGGCATCGGCGAGGTGCACGACCGCGTCCGCGGCATCAAGGGGAATTTCGAGGCGGCCGTCGACGTGCTGGACCATATCCGGGGGCACGCCGGCGTGCATTCGTACCGCATCGGCTGCACGGTCATCCGCGAGAACGTGTACCATGTCGAGGACGTGCTCCACTGGTGCCGGCAGCGCGACCTCTACGCGCGGTTCCGGATCGGCATCCCGCATCAGCGGCTGTACGGGACCGATATCGTCGACCCCTTCGCGCTGGGGTGGGACGAGCGGTTCCATTTCGCCAACTTCCTCGACTACCTCTACCATCACTACGAGCAGCACGAGGGGCGCCGCGCGTTCTACCGCAGCCTGCGCGACCAGATCATCTACCAGAAACCCCGCACGGCCGGCTGTAGCTGGAAAAGCGAAGGCGTGACCCTGCTCTCCGACGGCGGGCTGGCCTACTGCGCCGTCGAGAGCGACACGCTCGGCGACGCGATCACCGGCGACTCCGAAGCCCTGTACTGGTCCCATGCCGACCACCTGAGCGCCATCGTCGAGACCAAGTGCGCGACCTGCCTGCACGACTATGAGGGCATCTCGGACCGCGCGACCTACGTGAAGGCCGTCGGCAAATCGGCGATGAAGTCGCTCCCGGGGATGCTGCCCGTGGCCGCGCGCGCCACGGCGGGCCGGCTGCGCGCCCAGGACGAAAAACGACGCCTGCAGCGCGCCCTGGCGACGGCCGGCGGACCGCGCGGCACGACCGCCTCGCAGCGCGTGCTCATCTGCGGATGGTACGGCACCGAAACGCTGGGCGACAAGGCCATCCTCGGGGGGATCGTCGATACGCTGCGCCGCACCCACCCCGAGGCCGAGGTGGATGTGGCCGCGATAGAGCCCTACATCACCGAAAACACCCGCCGGCAGATGCCCGAGTTGCGGCTGGGCGAGGTGCTGTCGCTCCCGGAAGCCCGCGCGAAGGTTCGCGACGGCCGGTACGGGCTCGTGGTGATGGGCGGCGGCCCGCTGATGGCCGGCGTGACGCAGTGCATCGACATGCTCGAACTGTTCGCGCTCGGCCGCGCCGCCGGCGCATCGACGCTGGTGGCCGGATGCGGGATCGGACCCCTCGGCGGCGCCCAGCGCAACGCCGTCATCCGCGCCCTGCTGGATACCGCCGATCGGGTGGTGCTGCGCGACCGGAAGTCGCTCGCCACGGCCCGCGAGGCGCTGCGCTGGGATGGGGAGGCGAGCGTGATGCTCGACCCCGCCTTTTTGTGGATCGACGCCCGGCAGGCCGAAGCCCCCGCGACGCCGGGGGACGACGTCCTGCTCGCGCTGCGCGAGTGGCCCGTCAACGAATACGCGGCGGAGCTGTCCGCCGAGGAGGCCGAGCAGGCGCGCGCCGGCTTCGAGCACGAACTGCTCCGGTTCGCCGATCTGGCCGCCGAAGGCATGCCCGGCGCGGTGCTCACGCCGTTCTGCATGCACAAGCAGGCCGTCGGCGGCGACGACCGGATGTTCTTCCGCCGGCTTCTGGCCGACCGACCCGACGTGCTCGGCCGGCTCGACGACCGCCACCGCGCGCCGGCGGACGACCTGGCCGCGTTCCGGTCGAGCCGGCTCGTCGTGGCCATGCGGTTTCACAGCGTCGTGTTCGCCATCGCCTCGGGCCGGCCGTTTGTGGCCATCGACTATACGCTGGGGGGGAAGATCGCCGGCCTGCTGGACGACCTCGGGATGTCCGACCGCCTCATCCCGCTCACCGCATTCAAGGCGGAGTACGCGCTGGAAGCCGCCCGCAACGCGGCGCCCGCACCGTCCATCGCCGCGCACATCGAATCCTCGCGTCGGGCGCTGTCCGACGCCTTCGTCTCCCTGATCTCGTGA
- a CDS encoding GNVR domain-containing protein, producing the protein MTSPTHPTNGSAATPTPPAEQEVSMLDILLVLTRHQRIIVRSVIVCGALALLFAIFAPSQYTAWSKVIREVENDAMSRNMGSLSLLRGFGLNLGGATTGLTATAYPEIAMSREVRLAVVRDTFYFPDVDARMTFAAYSELEPGIGEMLFDYTIGLPRTLKRFLRRYLIPSAAGTGGAVLEHYPTREEEEAMKEISELVSIGVDEESGLMTLAARTDNPLLSAQLAQSFVDHLVTRVREIRTKKSREDLLFIAQQFKAAEDSLKQAENALAAFDDRNVNPRSARLRTERDGLLRHVSFKSELYSDLQAQLTQAEIDLQRSEPVITVLEQPVPPMESSGPQRTLTLILGLVVGFIAGIGLAFFQSFLEHQRADASERGKLEEIQQTLRPGAWLRRLPFRTRRKAIDR; encoded by the coding sequence ATGACTTCCCCAACCCATCCGACAAACGGCAGCGCCGCCACGCCGACCCCTCCTGCCGAGCAGGAGGTGTCGATGCTGGACATCCTCCTGGTGCTGACGCGTCACCAGCGGATCATCGTCCGCTCGGTGATCGTGTGCGGCGCCCTCGCCCTGCTGTTTGCCATCTTCGCGCCGTCGCAATACACCGCGTGGTCGAAGGTGATTCGCGAAGTGGAGAACGATGCGATGTCGCGCAACATGGGTTCGCTGTCGCTGCTGCGCGGGTTCGGCCTGAATCTGGGCGGCGCCACGACCGGGCTTACCGCGACGGCCTATCCGGAAATCGCGATGAGCCGCGAGGTGCGGCTCGCGGTGGTGCGGGACACGTTCTACTTTCCCGATGTCGATGCCCGCATGACGTTTGCAGCCTACAGCGAACTCGAGCCGGGCATCGGGGAGATGCTTTTCGACTACACGATCGGGCTCCCGCGCACCCTGAAGCGGTTTCTCCGCCGGTATCTGATCCCGTCCGCGGCCGGCACCGGCGGGGCGGTGCTCGAACACTACCCGACGCGCGAAGAGGAGGAGGCGATGAAGGAGATCTCCGAACTCGTTTCCATCGGGGTCGATGAAGAATCCGGCCTGATGACCCTCGCGGCGCGGACCGACAATCCGCTGCTCTCCGCCCAGCTCGCCCAGAGTTTCGTGGATCACCTCGTCACACGCGTCCGGGAGATCCGCACCAAAAAATCGCGCGAAGACCTGCTGTTCATCGCGCAGCAATTCAAGGCCGCCGAGGATTCGCTGAAGCAGGCCGAGAACGCCCTCGCCGCTTTCGACGACCGCAACGTCAACCCGCGCAGCGCCCGCCTCCGTACGGAGCGCGACGGGTTGCTGCGCCACGTGTCGTTCAAGTCCGAGCTATACAGCGACCTGCAGGCCCAGCTGACGCAGGCGGAGATCGACCTGCAGCGCAGCGAGCCGGTGATCACCGTGCTCGAGCAGCCGGTGCCGCCGATGGAATCCTCCGGGCCGCAGCGCACGTTGACGTTGATCCTCGGGCTGGTCGTCGGCTTCATCGCCGGCATCGGGCTCGCGTTTTTCCAGTCTTTTCTCGAACACCAGCGCGCCGACGCTTCCGAACGCGGTAAGCTGGAAGAAATCCAGCAGACGCTGCGTCCCGGCGCCTGGCTCCGCCGGCTGCCCTTCCGGACGCGCCGCAAGGCGATCGACCGCTGA
- a CDS encoding SLBB domain-containing protein produces MSPISSVVSTLAVMAGCVLLSLSTPRQATAQNIPQSVQRELQDRGITADEARREALRLGIDLTNPEAAIRRAREIGVPEALVRQMVQAVQEEERQEQANSTRSSVDREVPIMFGPPTLSAETLVLPPIDPFFIAPNTSEEDVEEAQRQRDRKIQNDTLVVRVPLRDELSGIRVVEMMLLNDMSADTLFAFEVRRVLGSKFEGSWQGLFAVPHDAANGDWGLYVLAIDESENDNIIETGGIVRITRDATELVPQDSMAVSDSLPYFGYDLFALRPENFQPLSMGPVDEGYLIGPGDELRLIIFGSTEFQQDLVVDNEGRIFVPNVGQRTVAGTRLDELREDLRVWLSKNYAGLTTEPPEMLMDLSVTRLRPVSVFVLGEVPRPGRFPLPSSSSVFNALYAVGGPLFSGSLRNVQVIRRGKVAYEVDLYDYLLKGFSDADVRLQTSDNIFIPPRGVTVSLSGEVHRPAIYELRSGETFADLIGFAGGLKPEAYTRRFQVERVVPFAEREDPMMVRRVLDYNLGDVLAGAENVELEDGDQVTIFSIPEATNVAARSRVRSVSVGGAVFNPGRYELSSDLQTVRDLIMEADGLTGDAYPDKVELIRLTPSLKQEVMSLSLAQILQDAPTQNLVLRPQDSLYVFALSELRVNPMVKISGQVRQPGSYEMLENMTVTDLLFKGGGLADPEYLKTVFTARADIFRKSPDGRTEQIIPFDLGEALRGGPVASMPLEPEDEIRIYPLEVEVVRDRYVQISGAVKQEGQFRFRDGMTLEDLILQAGGFEDNAFFQAVEVTRLDKERQNGELAMGIEVPLLAPGAVQGDFYSFGVVDTLQAFNEARKFKLQHLDRVYVRTNPVYKPQQTVILTGEVRFPGEYTLLRENETLAEVVRRAGGILPTGYPKGGRLYRDNLQVIARIDRALSGYRDADIVLLPGDRITIPAQPNTVAVRGNVAIEGLIKYEPGKRVKYYLNRAGGLRPETEAVLLTQASGATFRVQRGLFKSNPVVDEGAQIFVTKKPPREPGERIDIGRTIVDTVGIISSTLTIVVLARQAFK; encoded by the coding sequence ATGTCCCCGATTTCCTCTGTTGTATCCACACTCGCCGTGATGGCGGGGTGCGTACTGCTTTCCCTGAGTACGCCCCGGCAGGCCACCGCCCAGAACATCCCGCAGAGCGTGCAGCGGGAGTTGCAGGACCGCGGCATCACGGCGGATGAAGCCCGGCGCGAAGCGCTGCGTCTGGGCATCGACCTGACCAACCCCGAGGCGGCGATCCGCCGCGCCCGCGAGATCGGCGTCCCGGAGGCGCTCGTCCGCCAGATGGTGCAGGCGGTGCAGGAAGAGGAGCGCCAGGAACAGGCCAACAGCACCCGCAGCTCCGTGGATCGCGAGGTGCCGATCATGTTCGGGCCGCCGACGCTGAGCGCGGAGACGCTCGTGTTGCCGCCCATCGATCCGTTTTTTATCGCGCCTAACACGAGCGAGGAGGATGTCGAGGAGGCGCAGCGCCAGCGCGACCGCAAGATCCAGAACGACACCCTCGTCGTGCGCGTGCCGCTGCGCGACGAACTCTCCGGCATCCGGGTCGTCGAGATGATGCTCCTCAACGACATGTCGGCCGATACGCTGTTTGCCTTCGAGGTACGCCGCGTGCTGGGCAGCAAGTTCGAGGGCAGCTGGCAGGGGCTCTTCGCCGTGCCGCACGACGCGGCGAACGGCGACTGGGGGCTGTACGTGCTGGCCATCGACGAGAGCGAAAACGACAACATCATCGAGACCGGGGGCATCGTGCGCATCACGCGCGACGCGACGGAACTCGTCCCGCAGGACTCGATGGCGGTGAGCGACAGCCTGCCCTATTTCGGCTATGACCTGTTCGCGCTGCGGCCCGAGAACTTTCAGCCGCTCTCGATGGGACCGGTGGATGAAGGGTATCTCATCGGCCCGGGCGACGAGTTGCGCCTCATCATCTTCGGGTCGACCGAGTTTCAGCAGGATCTGGTGGTCGACAACGAGGGCCGCATCTTTGTCCCGAACGTGGGGCAGCGCACCGTCGCCGGCACCCGGCTCGACGAGCTTCGCGAGGACCTCCGCGTCTGGCTGTCGAAAAACTACGCCGGCCTGACCACGGAGCCGCCGGAGATGCTGATGGACCTCAGCGTCACCCGCCTGCGCCCGGTCAGCGTGTTCGTCCTGGGCGAAGTGCCGAGGCCGGGGCGGTTCCCGCTGCCGAGCAGCTCCTCGGTGTTCAACGCCCTGTACGCCGTCGGCGGGCCGCTCTTTTCGGGGAGCCTGCGCAACGTCCAGGTGATCCGGCGGGGCAAGGTCGCCTATGAGGTGGATCTCTACGACTATCTCCTCAAGGGCTTCTCCGACGCCGATGTCCGGCTCCAGACCAGCGACAACATCTTCATTCCGCCGCGCGGCGTCACCGTGTCGCTGTCGGGCGAGGTGCATCGGCCGGCGATCTACGAGCTCCGCAGCGGCGAGACCTTCGCGGACCTGATCGGATTTGCCGGGGGCCTCAAGCCCGAAGCCTACACGCGCCGGTTCCAGGTGGAGCGCGTCGTGCCCTTCGCCGAGCGCGAGGACCCGATGATGGTGCGGAGGGTGCTCGACTACAACCTGGGCGACGTGCTCGCCGGCGCAGAGAACGTCGAACTCGAGGACGGCGACCAGGTCACCATCTTCTCCATCCCCGAAGCGACCAACGTCGCCGCCCGCAGCCGCGTGCGTTCCGTCAGCGTCGGGGGCGCGGTCTTCAACCCCGGCCGCTACGAGCTCTCCTCGGACCTCCAGACCGTGCGCGACCTGATCATGGAAGCCGACGGCCTCACCGGCGACGCGTACCCGGACAAGGTGGAACTCATCCGGCTCACGCCCTCGCTGAAACAGGAGGTCATGTCGCTGAGCCTCGCCCAGATCCTCCAGGACGCGCCGACCCAGAACCTGGTCTTGCGGCCGCAGGACAGCCTCTATGTCTTTGCGCTGTCCGAGCTGCGCGTCAACCCGATGGTCAAGATCTCCGGCCAGGTGCGGCAGCCCGGCTCCTATGAGATGCTTGAGAACATGACGGTGACCGATCTCCTGTTCAAGGGGGGCGGTCTGGCCGATCCCGAATACCTGAAAACGGTCTTCACGGCCCGCGCCGACATCTTTCGGAAGAGCCCCGACGGGCGGACGGAGCAGATCATCCCGTTCGACCTCGGCGAGGCCCTTCGCGGCGGTCCGGTCGCCTCGATGCCGCTGGAGCCGGAAGACGAGATCCGCATCTATCCCCTCGAGGTGGAAGTGGTGCGCGACCGCTACGTGCAGATTTCGGGAGCCGTGAAGCAGGAAGGCCAGTTCCGCTTCCGCGACGGGATGACGCTGGAAGATCTGATCCTGCAGGCCGGCGGCTTCGAGGACAACGCCTTCTTCCAGGCGGTGGAGGTGACCCGGCTCGACAAGGAGCGGCAGAACGGCGAACTCGCGATGGGCATCGAGGTCCCCCTCCTCGCCCCGGGCGCCGTCCAGGGCGATTTCTACAGCTTCGGCGTGGTGGACACGCTCCAGGCCTTCAACGAGGCCCGCAAATTCAAGCTGCAGCACCTCGACCGCGTGTATGTGCGGACGAACCCGGTCTACAAGCCGCAACAGACCGTCATCCTGACGGGCGAGGTGCGTTTCCCCGGTGAATACACGCTGCTGCGGGAAAACGAGACGCTGGCGGAGGTCGTCCGCCGCGCCGGCGGCATCCTGCCCACCGGCTACCCGAAAGGCGGCCGGCTCTACCGGGACAACCTGCAGGTGATCGCGCGGATCGACCGGGCGCTGAGCGGTTATCGCGACGCCGACATTGTCCTGCTGCCCGGCGACCGCATCACGATCCCCGCCCAGCCCAACACCGTGGCCGTCCGCGGCAACGTGGCGATCGAGGGGTTGATCAAGTACGAGCCGGGAAAACGGGTCAAGTATTACCTCAACCGCGCCGGCGGCCTCCGTCCGGAGACCGAGGCCGTCCTGCTCACGCAGGCGTCGGGCGCGACGTTCCGCGTCCAGCGCGGGCTGTTCAAGTCGAACCCCGTGGTGGACGAAGGCGCGCAGATCTTTGTGACGAAGAAGCCGCCCCGTGAACCGGGCGAGCGGATCGACATCGGCCGGACCATCGTTGACACCGTAGGCATCATTTCCAGCACGCTCACGATCGTCGTGCTGGCCCGTCAGGCGTTCAAGTGA
- a CDS encoding SIS domain-containing protein: MLLEIPFRTVRTPRGAVGFHPRRLRFIPFNVSASMATSPAFLSALDEHRRVMERLADQAAFIERIGRDVAERVGRGGRVFWMGNGGSAAQSLHFAAELVGRFKRERAALPSLAFSADPSVVTAIGNDYGFDQLFARQVRAWCRTGDVLIGLSTSGRSPNILAAFEEAASRNVYTVGMTGRTGGDLIDCVDACLMIPSDDTARIQEAHLLVGHYWCDVVEQAVSDAVQTP, from the coding sequence GTGCTGCTTGAAATCCCGTTTCGTACCGTCAGAACCCCGCGCGGTGCCGTCGGATTCCATCCGCGCCGATTGCGGTTCATCCCGTTTAACGTTTCAGCATCCATGGCCACCTCTCCTGCGTTCCTTTCGGCACTCGACGAACACCGCCGCGTCATGGAACGGCTCGCCGATCAGGCGGCCTTTATCGAGCGTATCGGCCGGGATGTGGCGGAACGGGTCGGGCGTGGCGGGAGGGTGTTCTGGATGGGAAACGGAGGCAGCGCGGCGCAAAGTCTTCACTTCGCGGCGGAACTGGTAGGGCGTTTCAAGCGTGAACGGGCGGCACTTCCCTCGCTCGCATTTTCGGCAGACCCTTCCGTGGTTACGGCGATTGGGAATGATTATGGTTTTGATCAGTTGTTTGCGCGGCAAGTGCGTGCATGGTGCCGAACGGGGGATGTCCTGATCGGTTTATCGACGTCAGGCCGCAGCCCGAATATTCTGGCTGCCTTTGAGGAGGCGGCCTCCCGTAATGTGTATACCGTTGGCATGACGGGGCGAACCGGAGGCGATCTGATCGACTGTGTAGATGCCTGTCTGATGATTCCATCCGACGATACGGCCAGAATTCAGGAGGCGCACCTGCTTGTCGGGCATTATTGGTGCGATGTGGTCGAACAGGCCGTGTCCGACGCCGTGCAAACACCTTGA